A region of the Methanobacterium sp. Maddingley MBC34 genome:
TTAAATTTAATTTTTAAAGGAATTTAAGGTTTTAAAGATATTAAGAACATGTATAAAAAAGAGTTTAGGAGATATTAAGAAAAAAGAGAAATTTAATGGGTTAATCTTTTTTAAACTCATCATAAACCCGTAGCGATTTTGAAAGTGCGGTGGTTTCTGCAATGGTAGTTCCGAGAATAATCGCCAGTAGAAGCTGTTCATTGGTGGCTCCAAATTCACTGGCCACCTCCAGATGAGTGTTAAGGCAGTGGGGCGATCCCAGGGCAGCGGCAGCACCAATAGACACAAATTCCTTGGTTAATGGTGGGAGGGTATCATCCACCATCATTACCTCTACTTTATCAAAGTAAACCTTTAAAGCAGGTGGATTTTCAGATAAAACCTGGAATATTTTGGGCACAAAACCAAAGTAACTGTTTATCTTTTTTAAGATCTCTTCTACATTTATCTTGCAATTTTCATGGGCAGTATTCACAGAATCACTTCTTCAAAGCTTTTTTCATTACTCAATCAATTAAATGAAAGTTGTGTTATGTAAAATAAATAGTTATGCTCTTATTCCCT
Encoded here:
- a CDS encoding putative protein, gamma-carboxymuconolactone decarboxylase subunit like protein (PFAM: Carboxymuconolactone decarboxylase family~TIGRFAM: alkylhydroperoxidase AhpD family core domain), whose protein sequence is MNTAHENCKINVEEILKKINSYFGFVPKIFQVLSENPPALKVYFDKVEVMMVDDTLPPLTKEFVSIGAAAALGSPHCLNTHLEVASEFGATNEQLLLAIILGTTIAETTALSKSLRVYDEFKKD